The genomic interval CCATCGGCAGCACCTCGGCCGGCCCCCACCACTTGTGGTCGTCGTCGCCCTTGCCGACCTGCCCGTAGAGGACGTTGGCCGAGGGGTGCGCCCGGATGAAGTAGTCGTTGACGAAGCGCAGGTTGTTGAGCAGGTGCGGGAGCTGGCCGGACGCCTGGTAGCCGCTGCGGTACTCGACGGCGCCCCAGGCCAGCATGGTGGCGCTGAACGCCATCGGGAAGCCGAACTTGACGTGGTCACCGGCGTCGTACCAGCCGCCGGTGAGGTCGAGCCGGACGTCGGAGCCGTCGGTCAGCGCCGAGTCGCCGCGCCAGGAGACCCGGTTCCAGTCGGGCAGCGGGCCGGACTGCTGGGCCTCGTAGAAGTAGAGCGACTTCTGTAGCGCCTCGGCGTAGTTGAGGGCCGGGGCGGCGGTCGGCGCCGATCCGGCCCCGGCCGTCGTACCCGGGCCGGCTGTCGCCGGGGCGACCCCGGTCAGCACCAGCGCGGCGGCGGCGGCCAGCGCGGTGCTGCCGGCGGTCACCGCCCGGAGGTACCAGCGGCCCGGCCGCTGGCCGCGGTCGGGCCGCTGCCGGCCGTCTGGTCGCTGCCGACCGTCGAGGCGTTGCCGGGCGCCTGGCTTGGGCCGGGGACCGGGCCGGGGACGTTGCCCGTTCGGCCGGGCCGGGGCAATGCGGTCGCGCACTAGAATTGCTCCTGTCCGTGGAGCCGCGCGCGGCGACGCGTAGCGGAGGACACGAGGGGCGGATGTGGGCGCATCCGCCCCTCTCCCTGCGCGGTGCACGACGCGGGTGCTGGGCCGGGGAAAACCGTGCTGCGGTGGTGCCGGTGCGAGGGGGTGGATCTCGGTCCATCGGAGTCCCGGGAGCGCTCCCATGGATAGCCAACAATGTAACCGCGCCATTGCCGGTTTGTGAAGGACCCAAACCGGCGACACCTGCGGCGGCACACCGAGCATCCGGCCGCCGGAAAGTCCAGAGGAAAGCCCTTTCCTGCGCCGTTGACGATACTCACACCATCCAGCCGCCTCGATAGGAACGCGACGTCCGCCCAGCTCAGAGCGGTGAGTGCCGACTCAGCCGGCCGAAGATCGGGGCCAACTGGCGGAACCCGCGTCCTGGGATACGAGCGTACGGTTGCCGCCGCCGCGCGGCCCGGGAGAGGGTACGGCCAGATCAGGGAGACAAAACCCCAGATCAGCGGTGCCATCGACGCCGCCGCACGCTGATCGTTCCGGCCTCTGGCGAGCCTGGACAACGACGGGTCAGCCGGCCGACAAACTCCGAGGAGACAGCGATGGCACTACGCCTTGCCGACCGCACCGCCTGGCCGGAGACCCTGGCCCGGGCGGTGCGGGCGACCCCCGAAGCGTTCACCCTGCACACCGACCGGTCCGGCGGCGCGGTCACCCTGCGCAACCTGGTCGAAGGCGCCTGGCAGTCCGTCGGTACGCCGAGCCCGGTGCGTACCCCGGTGGACAACACCGTACTGGTCAACCTCGCCCGGCTGGCCGCGGAGTCGGCCCGGGCCGCCGTCGCGTTCGCCGCCGACGAGCACCGCGACTGGGCCGCCACCCCGCTGGCCGACCGCAAGGCCCGGGTCGTCGAGGCACTCGACGCGCTGACCGAGCACCGGGACCTGCTGGCCCTGCTGCTCGTCTGGGAGATCGGCAAGCCGTGGCGACTCGCCTGCGCCGACGTGGACCGGGCCCTGACCGGCGTGCGGTGGTACGTCGGGGAGATCGACCGGATGCTGGCCGACGGCCGCGAACCGCTGGCCGGTCCGGTCAGCAACATCGCGAGCTGGAACTACCCGATGAGCGTGCTGGTGCACGCCGAACTCGTGCAGTTGCTCGCCGGCAACGCGGTGATCGCCAAGACGCCGTCCCAGGGCGGGGCGGTCTGCCTCACCGTGGCGCACGCGCTGATGCGCCGGGCCGGGCTGCCCGCCACCCTGCTCAGCGGCGGCGGCGAGGAGCTCTCCGAGGTGCTGGTCCGGGCGCCCGAGATCGGCGCGGTGGCCTTCGTCGGCGGCCGCTCCAACGGCGGCAAGGTCGCCGCCGCGCTGCTCGACACCGACAAGCGGCACATGATCGAACAGGAGGGGCTGAACGCCTGGGGCATCTGGGAGTTCTCCGACTGGGACAACCTCGCCAAGCACCTGAAGAAGGGCTTCGAGTACGGCAAGCAGCGCTGCACCGCGTACCCGCGCTTCGTGGTGCAGCGGGAACTGGTCGACCAGTTCCTCGACATGTACCTGCCGGTGGTCCGCTCGGTCCGGTTCGGACACCCGCTGGCGGTCGACCAGGACTGGGCCGAGGGCGACCCGCTGCCCGAGCTCGACTTCGGCCCGCTGATCAGCGCCGCCAAGGCCGACGAGCTGCGCCGCAAGGTGGACGAGGCGGTACGGGGCGGAGCCGTGCCGCTGCACCGGGGGCGGCTGGACGGGGCGCCGTTCCTGGCCGGCCAGGACACCTCGGCGTACGTGGCCCCGTCGGTGCTGCTGGCTCCGCCCGGCCGGTCCCGGCTGATGCACACCGAGCCGTTCGGCCCGGTCGACACCATCGTGGTGGTGGACACCCCCGACGAACTGCTGGCCGCGATGAACGCCAGCAACGGCGCCCTGGTGGCCAGCCTCGCCTGCGACGACGAGGAGACCGCGGCGAAGCTCGCGGTCGACCTCCAGGCGTTCAAGGTCGGCATCAACCGGCCCCGGTCCCGGGGCGACCGGGACGAGCCGTTCGGCGGCCGGGGCGCCTCCTGGAAGGGCGCCTTCGTCGGCGGCGACCTGCTGGTGCAGGCCGTCACCGTCAGCTCCTCCGCCCAGCGGCTGTACGGCAACTTCCCGGACTACGCCAGCTACCCGGCCACCTGAGCGCCCGGGCCGGGCGGCCGGCCCGGAAAGGGGGCCCCTCCGGCCGTCCTACCGGAGGGGCCCCCTTCCATCTCGCCCCAGTCAGGCGGTTCCGCCGGTCCGGTCCTGCACCAGGACCGGACCGCCGGGTCTGTTCCGTGCCGCTACGCCTCGGCGGCGGCCGGAGTCTCGGCGTCGGGCACCGGCACGGCCGGCTCGCGTGGGAGCGGCACGGCCGGCTCGCGTGGGAGCGGCACGGCCGGCTGGCGGTTCGACGCCCCGGCCGGCCGATCGTGCAGCGCTCCGGCGGGCTGGTCGCGCCGTGACCCGGCACGCCGGTCGTACAGCGGCCCGGCGGGCTGATCGTGCTGTGGCGCGACGGATCGGTCGTGCGGTGGCCCGGCGGGCTGATCGTGCAACAGCGCGGCGGGTCGCTCGTGCGGTGGCACTGCGGGTCGGTCGTGCAGTGGCACGGTGACCGTCAGCAGCTCGCCGTCGCGGTCGACGGTCTCCGGCCGGTGCAGCCGGTCCAGGAGGCGCAGCATCGGCACGTTCTCGGCCGAGGTGTGCGCGAGCAGCGCGGCGCAGCCGGCCCGGGTGCCGTACCCGACCAGGCGGCGCAACAGGGCACCGCCGAGGCCACGGCGCTGCCAGTCGTCCTCGACCAGCAGGGCGAGTTCGGCGAGCATCCCCTCGGCGGCCAGGTTCGCCATCGCCACCACCCGCTCCGGCCGGCCGTCCCCGCCACCGGCCCAGGCCAGCAGGGTGACCCCGCGCGCCGGGGAGAGCAGCCGGGCCAGCCGCTGCGCTGGCACCGAGCCGCGCGCCGGATAGCGCTGACCCAGGCTCCGCGCCGAGCAGCGCCTGTGCATCTCCAGCACCGCCGGCAGGTCGTCTCCGACGGCCGGACGTACGGCCAGCTCGGCGCCGTCCGGCAGCACCAGGGTCACCCGGTCGGCGGCCTGCCGGGCCACCGCGGCGGCCAGGTCCACCAGTGCCTGGGCGCGGGCGTACTCGGCCGGGGTGAAGCTCGGCGCCGTCCGCAGCACCTCGAAGGAGCCGCCGTACGGGTCGGGCAGCCGCATCGTCTCGGCGCCGTGCCCCGGACCCGCCGGACCGGAGAGCACCGGCCGCCAGGTGACCGAGTCGGCGCTGAGCAGGCTGCGCAGCGACTCGCCGAGCGCGTCCGGATCCCGGACCAGCCGGCTGGCCAGCCCGAGCGCCCGGGTCGGCTGGTCGGCCAACCCCCGCGCCTCGCTGCGGGCCACCCAGCAGTTCCGGCCGCGCCCGCGCTCCACCGCCGCCACCAGGTCGTCCGCGGTCAACCCGGGCGGCGCGTCGACCAGGAAGTCGTCGACCGCCCCCGCCTCGGTGGTGTGCACCTGCACGGCGAGGATGTTCACCCCGCGCAGCGCGAGACTCGCGGTGAGGACGGAGAGGAATCCCGGCCGGTCGACCACGGTCGCCCTGATCCGCCACAGTGTCATCTGCACTCCCTTCCCGGCTCCAGCCTGCCCGCCCGCTGTTACCCGCCGGTTGCTCAGCCGTGACGGGTCATCACCGCCGGCAGCGGGC from Plantactinospora sp. BC1 carries:
- a CDS encoding aldehyde dehydrogenase family protein — translated: MALRLADRTAWPETLARAVRATPEAFTLHTDRSGGAVTLRNLVEGAWQSVGTPSPVRTPVDNTVLVNLARLAAESARAAVAFAADEHRDWAATPLADRKARVVEALDALTEHRDLLALLLVWEIGKPWRLACADVDRALTGVRWYVGEIDRMLADGREPLAGPVSNIASWNYPMSVLVHAELVQLLAGNAVIAKTPSQGGAVCLTVAHALMRRAGLPATLLSGGGEELSEVLVRAPEIGAVAFVGGRSNGGKVAAALLDTDKRHMIEQEGLNAWGIWEFSDWDNLAKHLKKGFEYGKQRCTAYPRFVVQRELVDQFLDMYLPVVRSVRFGHPLAVDQDWAEGDPLPELDFGPLISAAKADELRRKVDEAVRGGAVPLHRGRLDGAPFLAGQDTSAYVAPSVLLAPPGRSRLMHTEPFGPVDTIVVVDTPDELLAAMNASNGALVASLACDDEETAAKLAVDLQAFKVGINRPRSRGDRDEPFGGRGASWKGAFVGGDLLVQAVTVSSSAQRLYGNFPDYASYPAT
- a CDS encoding GNAT family N-acetyltransferase, whose translation is MTLWRIRATVVDRPGFLSVLTASLALRGVNILAVQVHTTEAGAVDDFLVDAPPGLTADDLVAAVERGRGRNCWVARSEARGLADQPTRALGLASRLVRDPDALGESLRSLLSADSVTWRPVLSGPAGPGHGAETMRLPDPYGGSFEVLRTAPSFTPAEYARAQALVDLAAAVARQAADRVTLVLPDGAELAVRPAVGDDLPAVLEMHRRCSARSLGQRYPARGSVPAQRLARLLSPARGVTLLAWAGGGDGRPERVVAMANLAAEGMLAELALLVEDDWQRRGLGGALLRRLVGYGTRAGCAALLAHTSAENVPMLRLLDRLHRPETVDRDGELLTVTVPLHDRPAVPPHERPAALLHDQPAGPPHDRSVAPQHDQPAGPLYDRRAGSRRDQPAGALHDRPAGASNRQPAVPLPREPAVPLPREPAVPVPDAETPAAAEA